The window TCCGGTGACGGAAATGGTTACCGGCCTCGACCTGGTGGAGCAGCAACTGCGGATAGCGGCCGGCGAGCCGCTGGGCATTCGCCAGGAGGACATACGCCTGCGCGGCTGGGCTCTCGAGTGCCGCATCTATGCCGAGGATCCGGAGCGCAACTTTTTCCCCTCTCCAGGCACCATTCGTGAATTGATCGAGCCCAGCGGTGCAGGAATCCGGGTCGACTCCGGCGTTTACCGCGGGTGGGAGGTGCCGATCTACTACGACCCGCTCCTTGCGAAGCTGGTGGCTTTCGGAGCAGATCGGACCCAGGCCATCGCCCGAATGCGGCGGGCGATCGGGGAGTATCGCATCCTGGGCATCCACACAAACCTGGCTTTTTTCGGCGCCGTGCTCTCTGATCCCGATTTCATCGGCGGGAGGCTGTCGACGAATTTCATCGAAGAGTTCATGCAGCGCAGACCTAAGGCGGCGCCCGCACGTGCCAGCTCGGATGCCGCCTCGGTGGCGGCAGCGCTCGCCTATGCGGAAGCCGCCATGAATGGGAAGCCGTCAACAGCGCGACGGCTTGAGAGCGCCTGGAAGATGGCAAGCCGGGCCGGCAACACGCGGTTGCGGCAAGGTTGGCGCTACTAACCCACCCCGGGAGTGCGGCAGCCTGCCGCCTCCGGTCGGGGCAAAACAAGGTGGAGGCAAGCTTGCGCGCGCCGAACACTTCGCGGCATATGCCGATGCCTCATTTGAGAAGTTGTGACTGAATGTGCGTAATCCCGGGCATCCGATTGCCCGCTCCCAGAGGGATTCGTGATACTGGAAATCAAGGGTGACGATCATCGGGTGACGGTGGAGGTGACTTCCGCCGCGGGCACGCGGAGAGTGACCGTGGACGGGAGAGAAGTCCCGCATGATTGGGCGCTCCTTCCCAACGGCCACTACTCGTTGATCCTGGACGGTCGTGTCTATGATTTCATCATCGAGTTCTCCGACGGCAAGTGCTCTATGGTCGGACGCGAAGGTGCCCGCACTCTGCGGGTTTCCGATGCGCGCCGCCTGAACTCGCAGCAGGAAGTCGAAGAAGGCCAGGCGGGATTGCAGCGCCTCAACGCCGATATGCCCGGCAAAGTGGTTCGAGTCCTGGTCAAAGAAGGGGATCCGGTCGCCTATGATCAAAGCCTGCTGGTGCTGGAAGCCATGAAGATGCAGAACGACATTCGGGCACCCAAGAGCGGCACTGTCCGCGAAATCGGTGTATCCTCCGGCATGACAGTCAACACCGGCAGTTTCCTCATCAGCCTCGAATAACATCCACCACGAAACATACGAATACCCTGTGCGCCGGTTTCGGAGTCTATTTTGCTCTCGAGCGTACCAGGGGCAACAGTTCCCCTACCAGGTAGAGAGAGCCCGTCACGACGACGAGGCCGTTGCGCGGGCAAACGTCCCAGGCTGCGCGCAGCGCCGCAGGAGCATTGCCATACGCGCGCATGCGCGAGCGAAACCGCGAGTGTGCCGCGGCGATGTCCGCCGGCTGGGCCGAGCGCGAGTTGGCCACGGGGGTCAGATGAATGCTCTCTGCCAGGGGGAAGAGCAGTCTGCCGATGGTTGGGATGTCCTTGTCGCCCAGCACTCCGAAGACGAGGTGGATTTCGCTGTCTTCGCATCTGAGCAGGTGATTGCGCAGCGCCCGCGCTCCTTCCGCATTGTGGGCGCCTTCGAGCAGCGTGCGGCGACCGGCAAAGTACTCATCCAGCCTGCCGGGCCAGTGTGTGCTTGCCAGGCCGTGCTTGACATCGGCGATGCGCACGGGAAATGCGTCGAGTGCTTCGGCTCCTGCAACGGCCAGGGCCGCATTCCGCGCCTGATGCAGCCCTGCCAGCGCCAGGGGCAGGCGCCGATAGTGGTGCCTGGGCGTCCTCAGGTCGACAGTCACCGATGAGCCCCGCTCGCCCACCACGTGGACGCGACAATCTCTGTCGATTTCCATCAGCGAGGCCGTCGCCCGGCGTGCCTTTGCCCGAATCACACGTTTGGCTTCCGGCACCCGGCATCCGGAAATGACCGGTACTCCGGCCTTGATGATTCCGGCCTTTTCGGCCGCGATTTCCGCCAGGGTCGAGCCGAGCAAATTCTGATGGTCGAAAGAGATCCCGGTGATGATACAGGCCTGCGGATTGACGATGTTAGTGGCGTCGAGCCGTCCGCCGAGCCCGACCTCAATGACGGCCACGTCGACTTTTTCCATGGCGAAGTGAAGGAAGGCGCAGGCGGTCAGGAACTCAAAATAGGTCAGACGCATGTCGAGCTCGTTGCGCGACCACAATTCCTCTTCCGTCTTGAAAACCTGAATGGCGAGCCGGGTAAACGTCCGCGCCGGGATGTTTCGGCCTGAGACCCGAATGCGTTCCTCGAGCTTCTCCAGATGGGGAGAGGTATACAGACCGGTCTTCCAGCCGGCGGCTCGCAGAATGGCCTCCGACATGGCAGCTACGCTACCCTTGCCGTTGGTGCCGGCAATATGGAGCACCGCATATCCTTCGTGCGGGTTGCCGAGAGCATGCATGATGGCCGCAATGCGGTGCAGGCCGAGGTGAATGCCGCGCACCTCATTGCCGCGCTGTGACAGAAGATTGAGAACTTGACTGTAATTCAAGGTTCAGGCGAGAAAGAAGTTTAAGGCATTGATCAGGTACTCGCGCAGGTCGCGTCGGTCTACAATGGCGTCGATCATGCCGTGCGCCAGCAGGAACTCGGAACGCTGGAAACCTTTGGGCAGCTTCTGGCGGATGGTCTGTTCAATGACGCGCGGACCGGCAAAACCGATCAAAGCGCCGGGCTCGGCGATGATCAGATCTCCCAGCATGGCAAAGCTCGCCGTAACTCCGCCCGTCGTAGGATCCGTCAGCAGCGATATGAAAGGTATCCGCGCATCGTCCAGACGGGCCAGGGAGGCGCTGATCTTGGCCATCTGCATCAGCGAGAAGGTGCTTTCCTGCATGCGGGCGCCGCCCGATGCCGATGCGATGATGATCGGCAACCTCTCGCGTGCAGCCCTCTCCACGGCGAGCGTGAGCATCTCACCGACGACCGAACCCATTGAACCGCCGAGAAAGCCGAACTCCATAGCAGAGATCAGCGTGGGCCGGCCGCCGAGCTTGCCGGAGGCGTTGATTACGGCGTCGTTGAGCCTGGTGGCGGAACGTGCCGCCGCGAGCCTCTGTGCATACGGCTGCAGATCGACGAATTTCAGCGGGTCCGGGGATACGAGATTCGTATCCTGGATCTCGAAGGCGCCTTCGTCGAACAGCGAACGCAGACGGTCCTGCGCTCCAATCCTGGCATGGAAACTACACTTGGGGCAGACCCTTTCGTTGGCATCCAGATCCTTCTTCCAGATGATGGCGCGACAGCCTTCGCACTTGGTGAACAGCCCTTCGGTGCGGATGGTCTTGTCCTCATCTTTCAGGGATGCGGGAAGCGGAGGTTTCTCTTTCTTGAACCAGGCCATAGTTTTCGCTCCCGGGAGCGTTCCGCGGCCGCCAGCACCTGGAATCAGGTCGGACACCCTCGCCACAGAGTACTAAATCCTATCACCTGGCGCGCTCATGAGTCCAGTGCGCTGGAAAGCAAGGGCATGCTGAGATCAGGGAATCGACTGCGGCATCAGGGCTTTCAATTGTGAGGCGAGCTCCGCTGCGCTTGTGACCGGCGCCTGGTAAACGTGGCTGCTGCAGATACGGGCAGTTGGGAGGCCCGAAACCTGCACGTGCTCCCTGAGCAGGAAAAGCTCGCTACCATCCCCGCAAACCACGATCTTATTGGGCAGGTAACGGTGGAAAACCTCGCGCAAGAGCGTGCGTGTCGCTTCCTCGCGCGGGTCGCCTGCGATGGCGATCTCGAGCGCACCCGACAGAGCGAAATCAAGAGCGCAGGCCAGATGGCCGAATGTGGCCGGATGACGGGCCATGACCTCGGCCAGAGCCTTCAATAGCGACAGGGCAGGGTGGGACCAGCTTTCGTCCCGGGTGAATTTTGCCAGCCGCAGCAGCGCGTGGGCGGCCGCGGAATTGCCTGAGGGTTGGGCATGGTCGTAGAATTCCTTTGGCCGCTGAATGAGATCCCCGTGTTCCCCCGAACTCATGAAGAATCCCGCGCCGGCGCGGTCCTGGAACTTATCGACCGTGATGGCGGCGAGTCTCGTGGCCTCCTGCAGCCAGCGCGGCTCAAAAGTCGATTCATAGAGCGACAACAGCCCGTCCACGAGGCACGCATAGTCGTCCAGAAATGCGGGGATCCTCGCCTGGCCATCCTTATAGCTGTGCAGGAGGCGGCCGCCTTGTTCCAGACGCGAAAGGAGGAATTCGGCGCACCGCACCGCCGCGGCGCGGAAATCCTCGCGGTCCAGCCCCTGCGCAGCTTCCGCGAAGCTCTTCAGCATGAGTCCGTTCCAGGCGACCAAGATCTTTTCATCACGCGCCGGCCTGATTCGATCCGCGCGCATGGCAAGTAGCGCACGCTTCCCGTGCTCAACCCGATTCCACAACTCCGGTTCAGAAATCCCGTTCAGCCGGGCCACAAGGCTGGCCGGGCGCGGAATATGGAGGACGTTCCTGCCTCCCAGACTCCCCTCGGCGGTGATTCCGTAATAACGGCAGAATAGCTCGGCATCCTCACTTCCCAGCCGGTCTTCGACCTCGCGCCGCTCCCAGGTGTAGAATCTGCCTTCCTCCCCCTCGCTGTCCGCGTCCTGAGTCGCATGAAATCCCCCTTCCGGCGAGGTCATCTCGCGCAGCACGTACCCCAGC is drawn from Terriglobia bacterium and contains these coding sequences:
- a CDS encoding biotin/lipoyl-binding protein, with translation MILEIKGDDHRVTVEVTSAAGTRRVTVDGREVPHDWALLPNGHYSLILDGRVYDFIIEFSDGKCSMVGREGARTLRVSDARRLNSQQEVEEGQAGLQRLNADMPGKVVRVLVKEGDPVAYDQSLLVLEAMKMQNDIRAPKSGTVREIGVSSGMTVNTGSFLISLE
- a CDS encoding bifunctional folylpolyglutamate synthase/dihydrofolate synthase, which encodes MNYSQVLNLLSQRGNEVRGIHLGLHRIAAIMHALGNPHEGYAVLHIAGTNGKGSVAAMSEAILRAAGWKTGLYTSPHLEKLEERIRVSGRNIPARTFTRLAIQVFKTEEELWSRNELDMRLTYFEFLTACAFLHFAMEKVDVAVIEVGLGGRLDATNIVNPQACIITGISFDHQNLLGSTLAEIAAEKAGIIKAGVPVISGCRVPEAKRVIRAKARRATASLMEIDRDCRVHVVGERGSSVTVDLRTPRHHYRRLPLALAGLHQARNAALAVAGAEALDAFPVRIADVKHGLASTHWPGRLDEYFAGRRTLLEGAHNAEGARALRNHLLRCEDSEIHLVFGVLGDKDIPTIGRLLFPLAESIHLTPVANSRSAQPADIAAAHSRFRSRMRAYGNAPAALRAAWDVCPRNGLVVVTGSLYLVGELLPLVRSRAK
- the accD gene encoding acetyl-CoA carboxylase, carboxyltransferase subunit beta codes for the protein MAWFKKEKPPLPASLKDEDKTIRTEGLFTKCEGCRAIIWKKDLDANERVCPKCSFHARIGAQDRLRSLFDEGAFEIQDTNLVSPDPLKFVDLQPYAQRLAAARSATRLNDAVINASGKLGGRPTLISAMEFGFLGGSMGSVVGEMLTLAVERAARERLPIIIASASGGARMQESTFSLMQMAKISASLARLDDARIPFISLLTDPTTGGVTASFAMLGDLIIAEPGALIGFAGPRVIEQTIRQKLPKGFQRSEFLLAHGMIDAIVDRRDLREYLINALNFFLA
- a CDS encoding thioredoxin domain-containing protein translates to MTNALIHETSPYLLQHAHNPVQWYPWSEEALQKAKEEDKPILLSIGYSACHWCHVMERESFENTEIAARMNELFINIKVDREERPDLDAVYMKAVQMMTGRGGWPMTVFLTPDQVPFYGGTYFPPEERHGIPGFPRVLLSVAQAYRERRAEIGKDAAAIMHELQSDIQLPPATGELTPDILDKAASSLMSDYDLQDGGFGTAPKFPPAMPLDFLLRSFARTGARRFLEAVEQTLQKMASGGIYDQLGGGFHRYSVDSHWLVPHFEKMLYDNALLSRIYLHAFLLTGNLLYRRVVEETLGYVLREMTSPEGGFHATQDADSEGEEGRFYTWERREVEDRLGSEDAELFCRYYGITAEGSLGGRNVLHIPRPASLVARLNGISEPELWNRVEHGKRALLAMRADRIRPARDEKILVAWNGLMLKSFAEAAQGLDREDFRAAAVRCAEFLLSRLEQGGRLLHSYKDGQARIPAFLDDYACLVDGLLSLYESTFEPRWLQEATRLAAITVDKFQDRAGAGFFMSSGEHGDLIQRPKEFYDHAQPSGNSAAAHALLRLAKFTRDESWSHPALSLLKALAEVMARHPATFGHLACALDFALSGALEIAIAGDPREEATRTLLREVFHRYLPNKIVVCGDGSELFLLREHVQVSGLPTARICSSHVYQAPVTSAAELASQLKALMPQSIP